From Topomyia yanbarensis strain Yona2022 chromosome 1, ASM3024719v1, whole genome shotgun sequence, one genomic window encodes:
- the LOC131677094 gene encoding uncharacterized protein LOC131677094, whose translation MKFGFSAVGAISIRSSDMRFLLIVTFVALGVLRIQADPDPEPSPARVLGKYLVAYRPSDGEYHLSKQPMDLTNIPNSEYLDADAAASHSSGYAISGSGSPGYMTSYTTSTKHGGSVSYADDDSDEKPTFVSSSSSYYKRKPIIPILQQYSVIHSTNTNNGPSNSGHGSDDEDEDYYENSYKSQKVIHTKAKTVPISQHIEVESPYPVPYIKKIHVPVPKGVKIQIPHPVLVPVPQPYPVHVPVSQPVAIPVIREITIPIEKIVPYPVEKKVPVPIEKPVPYPVEKHIPVHIPQPYPVKVPVVKTIVHKLKPPRTIGVGSVTF comes from the exons ATGAAATTTGGATTTAGTGCTGTTGGCGCTATTTCTATCCGTTCTAGTGATATGCGGTTCCTTTTGATAGTAACTTTCGTTGCCCTCGGTGTGTTACGGATCCAAGCCGATCCCGATCCTGAACCAAGTCCTGCTAGAGTTCTGGGAAAATACTTGGTCGCTTACCGTCCGTCCGATGGCGAGTACCATTTATCGAAACAACCAATGGATTTAACAAACATCCCAAACAGTGAATATTTGGATGCGGACGCTGCGGCTAGCCACAGCTCTGGATATGCAATTTCTGGATCGGGCTCGCCCGGTTACATGACGAGTTATACCACTTCAACTAAACATGGTGGTTCCGTAAGCTACGCTGATGACGACAGCGACGAAAAACCGACCTTCGTATCCAGCAGTTCATCGTACTACAAGCGAAAACCGATTATCCCGATTCTGCAGCAGTACAGTGTTATCCATTCTACGAATACGAACAATGGTCCTAGTAACAGTGGCCACGGCAGTGATGATGAGGATGAAGACTACTACGAAAATAGCTATAAGTCGCAGAAGGTGATTCATACCAAAGCAAAAACTGTCCCCATAAGTCAGCACATTGAGGTGGAAAGTCCGTATCCAGTTCCGTACATTAAAAAGATACACGTTCCCGTTCCGAAAGGTGTTAAGATCCAGATTCCGCACCCGGTTTTGGTTCCCGTTCCGCAACCGTATCCGGTGCATGTTCCCGTATCGCAACCTGTGGCG ATACCCGTGATCAGAGAGATTACCATCCCAATTGAGAAGATCGTCCCATACCCGGTGGAAAAGAAGGTACCAGTTCCCATCGAAAAACCCGTCCCCTACCCGGTGGAGAAGCACATCCCGGTACACATTCCGCAACCCTATCCAGTTAAGGTCCCGGTCGTCAAGACCATCGTTCACAAGTTAAAACCACCTCGCACCATCGGCGTCGGCAGTGTTACCTTCTAG